The following is a genomic window from Macadamia integrifolia cultivar HAES 741 unplaced genomic scaffold, SCU_Mint_v3 scaffold2972, whole genome shotgun sequence.
GCAGGGGGGACAGCTACCACAAATTCTATGCTTTGGGTTGAGCTAGAAAGGATCAGGAAAGGGATGAAGGTTGTGGCAGATTTTTGGATTCCAAAAGTTTTGATATGCTCAGACTTGTGCAACTCAATTCAGTATATTGACAAGCACAAGAGAGCCCCTGGATGCTCTTTGGCACTTGCAACAGATTCACTTACTAGTTGCCAAGTTTGTAGAGGATTCTTTCAAATTTGTGCATAGAGAGACTAATAGAACAGCGGATTATTTGTCTAGGAGCCAATCATCAATAGGTGAAGCTTTAGTTCCCCTTGATAACATCCTTGTTGAGCTCCAAGTGCTTCTAGATAGATATGCCTCAGGTCAGAGATGTTTGAATCAACTTGTATCATTTATTTAATATAGTAACCATGGGGGACCCTATTGATGGAGATGGAAAACTTAGCAGATGAAATGTACACTCAAATCCAATCAGTATTCTTTCTAGGAAAGTTTGTGGCGTCAAGAACTAATATGATTGTTTCCCATCTGATCGAATCAAAGGCTTTACCGGGTATATTATATATCTTTACACCTCTAGGCTCTAGCGAGGGACAATCAAGTAACTTCCATGCATATTTTAAATGCTTTTTGCATGCCACCATGGGCCTAAAATATCATTTTGGCACTATAAATCTCCCCCTACTCTTCAATCCCAAGGTAACCATAAGCATGGCTTCTTTCCATCTCCTATCCTTACTGTTCTTCACTACCTATGCCTTGAGTTCCATCAGCACTAGCACTACCATTGCTGCTGAAGACCAAGCTAAGGCTCTCCTCAAATGGAAAGCTAGTCTCAACAACCAAAGCCAATCTATTCTCCATTCATGGACACTGTTGATCCTAATGCCTCCAATTCCTCTCTGCGATCTGACCCATGCAGCAGTTGGGATGGAATTGCTTGCAACCAAAGGGGAAACATCACTGAAATTAACTTACCAAGTATGGGCTTGCAAGGTATGGTTAACTACTTCCCCTTTCCTTCATTTCCTGCCCTCACACGTCTGGATCTCACTAATAACACACTTCTTGGTACTGTTCCATCCAACATTCCTAACATTTCGGTAATCAACTACCTTGATCTGTCTATAAACCAACTCTCTGGTGCAATTCCATTGGAAATCTGCTTACTTACCAGTCTTAAAATCTTGTATCTTGATCAGAACCAATTCAGTGGATCGATACCTTACCAAATGGGAAGTTTGAAAAATCTTACTGTTCTGACCTTGTTCTCCAACAACCTCTCTGGTTCCATACCTGAATCTTTACGTAATTTGAGCAATCTACAGCAGCTGTCTTTGAACCAAAACAATCTCATTGGTTCAATCCCTGCATCTATAGGTGAGTTGAAAGATCTGCACTTTCTATACCTATACGAAAATCAACTTTCGGGTTCCATTCCTCGGGAAATAGGAAATTTGACAAACCTCAACTCCTTAAGCCTGGAAAATAATAATCTAGTAGGTTCCATCCCTCAAGAAATAGGAAATTTGAAATCACATAGTAATCTATACTTACCTCGGAACTATCTCAATGGTTCAATCCCTGTTACTTTAGGTAATTTAAGAAACCTAACCATAGTACACCTCTTTGAGAATCAACTATCTGGTAGGATTCCTCTAGAAATAGGAAATTTGGCAAATCTGAACGACCTAGAATTGTCCTTCAATCTTCTAACTGGAGGCATACCTTCCACCTTGGGAAACCTACAGAAGCTCACCATTTTGAACCTGCTAGAGAATCAACTCTCTGGGTCAATCCCTgaagaaatagaaaatcttaccaatttggttaatttgCAATTGGGAGATAACCATTTATCAGGTAGTCTGCGACAAGGCCTATGCATGAGTGGATCACTCGAAAACTTCACTGCATTTAACAACCATCTCACATGTCATATTCCGAAGGGCTTCAAAAACTGCACAGGCTTGGTTAGAGTTCGACTCCAAAATAACCAACTTGTTGCAAACTTATCAGAAGACTCTGGGATTTATGAGAAGCTGAATTACATTGATTTGAGCAATAATCAATTGCATGGTGAACTTTCATCAACCTGGGGACAGTGCCAAAACCTGCAAGCTCTACAGATGGCTGGGAACAATATTATTGGCAGGATACCTCCAGAGCTTGGGATGTTAACTCAACTGGGTAAACTTGACCTTTCTTCAAATTACCTGGTAGGAGAAATTCCTAAGGAATTTGGTGAGTTGACATCTTTTCTAGATCTCACTCTGAGTAGTAACCAACTTTCTGGTATTTTACCATTAGAAGTTGGAAGGCTATACAGCCTAACAAATCTTGATTTGTCAACAAACAGTTTCAAGAAAACTGTTTAACAAATCTTAATTTCTACAAGCGTGCTGCCAGCTCTTTTCTGAGGGCAAGATTTATCAAGAAGAATGGTGTTTTTAATAGGGCTGCCGGCCGTCCTCTATCGCCTTGGGTGTCAGGAAGGTGTGGCGGTTTGTGGATCTGAATGAAAGATGGATCATTGGTAATGGGAGCCTAGCAAGATTTTGGAAAGATAAGTGGTGGGGACCTAACTCTATCTTGGACAAGATTCGGGATGCGGATATCTCTCTCCTGGCTTCTGATGCCAAAGTAGGTGATTTTATAAGGAATGGTGAATGGACCCTTCNNNNNNNNNNNNNNNNNNNNNNNNNNNNNNNNNNNNNNNNNNNNNNNNNNNNNNNNNNNNNNNNNNNNNNNNNNNNNNNNNNNNNNNNNNNNNNNNNNNNNNNNNNNNNNNNNNNNNNNNNNNNNNNNNNNNNNNNNNNNNNNNNNNNNNNNNNNNNNNNNNNNNNNNNNNNNNNNNNNNNNNNNNNNNNNNNNNNNNNNNNNNNNNNNNNNNNNNNNNNNNNNNNNNNNNNNNNNNNNNNNNNNNNNNNNNNNNNNNNNNNNNNNNNNNNNNNNNNNNNNNNNNNNNNNNNNNNNNNNNNNNNNNNNNNNNNNNNNNNNNNNNNNNNNNNNNNNNNNNNNNNNNNNNNNNNNNNNNNNNNNNNNNNNNNNNNNNNNNNNNNNNNNNNNNNNNNNNNNNNNNNNNNNNNNNNNNNNNNNNNNNNNNNNNNNNNNNNNNNNNNNNNNNNNNNNNNNNNNNNNNNNNNNNNNNNNNNNNNNNNNNNNNNNNNNNNNNNNNNNNNNNNNNNNNNNNNNNNNNNNNNNNNNNNNNNNNNNNNNNNNNNNNNNNNNNNNNNNNNNNNNNNNNNNNNNNNNNNNNNNNNNNNNNNNNNNNNNNNNNNNNNNNNNNNNNNNNNNNNNNNNNNNNNNNNNNNNNNNNNNNNNNNNNNNNNNNNNNNNNNNNNNNNNNNNNNNNNNNNNNNNNNNNNNNNNNNNNNNNNNNNNNNNNNNNNNNNNNNNNNNNNNNNNNNNNNNNNNNNNNNNNNNNNNNNNNNNNNNNNNNNNNNNNNNNNNNNNNNNNNNNNNNNNNNNNNNNNNNNNNNNNNNNNNNNNNNNNNNNNNNNNNNNNNNNNNNNNNNNNNNNNNNNNNNNNNNNNNNNNNNNNNNNNNNNNNNNNNNNNNNNNNNNNNNNNNNNNNNNNNNNNNNNNNNNNNNNNNNNNNNNNNNNNNNNNNNNNNNNNNNNNNNNNNNNNNNNNNNNNNNNNNNNNNNNNNNNNNNNNNNNNNNNNNNNNNNNNNNNNNNNNNNNNNNNNNNNNNNNNNNNNNNNNNNNNNNNNNNNNNNNNNNNNNNNNNNNNNNNNNNNNNNNNNNNNNNNNNNNNNNNNNNNNNNNNNNNNNNNNNNNNNNNNNNNNNNNNNNNNNNNNNNNNNNNNNNNNNNNNNNNNNNNNNNNNNNNNNNNNNNNNNNNNNNNNNNNNNNNNNNNNNNNNNNNNNNNNNNNNNNNNNNNNNNNNNNNNNNNNNNNNNNNNNNNNNNNNNNNNNNNNNNNNNNNNNNNNNNNNNNNNNNNNNNNNNNNNNNNNNNNNNNNNNNNNNNNNNNNNNNNNNNNNNNNNNNNNNNNNNNNNNNNNNNNNNNNNNNNNNNNNNNNNNNNNNNNNNNNNNNNNNNNNNNNNNNNNNNNNNNNNNNNNNNNNNNNNNNNNNNNNNNNNNNNNNNNNNNNNNNNNNNNNNNNNNNNNNNNNNNNNNNNNNNNNNNNNNNNNNNNNNNNNNNNNNNNNNNNNNNNNNNNNNNNNNNNNNNNNNNNNNNNNNNNNNNNNNNNNNNNNNNNNNNNNNNNNNNNNNNNNNNNNNNNNNNNNNNNNNNNNNNNNNNNNNNNNNNNNNNNNNNNNNNNNNNNNNNNNNNNNNNNNNNNNNNNNNNNNNNNNNNNNNNNNNNNNNNNNNNNNNNNNNNNNNNNNNNNNNNNNNNNNNNNNNNNNNNNNNNNNNNNNNNNNNNNNNNNNNNNNNNNNNNNNNNNNNNNNNNNNNNNNNNNNNNNNNNNNNNNNNNNNNNNNNNNNNNNNNNNNNNNNNNNNNNNNNNNNNNNNNNNNNNNNNNNNNNNNNNNNNNNNNNNNNNNNNNNNNNNNNNNNNNNNNNNNNNNNNNNNNNNNNNNNNNNNNNNNNNNNNNNNNNNNNNNNNNNNNNNNNNNNNNNNNNNNNNNNNNNNNNNNNNNNNNNNNNNNNNNNNNNNNNNNNNNNNNNNNNNNNNNNNNNNNNNNNNNNNNNNNNNNNNNNNNNNNNNNNNNNNNNNNNNNNNNNNNNNNNNNNNNNNNNNNNNNNNNNNNNNNNNNNNNNNNNNNNNNNNNNNNNNNNNNNNNNNNNNNNNNNNNNNNNNNNNNNNNNNNNNNNNNNNNNNNNNNNNNNNNNNNNNNNNNNNNNNNNNNNNNNNNNNNNNNNNNNNNNNNNNNNNNNNNNNNNNNNNNNNNNNNNNNNNNNNNNNNNNNNNNNNNNNNNNNNNNNNNNNNNNNNNNNNNNNNNNNNNNNN
Proteins encoded in this region:
- the LOC122067551 gene encoding probable leucine-rich repeat receptor-like protein kinase At1g35710 — protein: MDTVDPNASNSSLRSDPCSSWDGIACNQRGNITEINLPSMGLQGMVNYFPFPSFPALTRLDLTNNTLLGTVPSNIPNISVINYLDLSINQLSGAIPLEICLLTSLKILYLDQNQFSGSIPYQMGSLKNLTVLTLFSNNLSGSIPESLRNLSNLQQLSLNQNNLIGSIPASIGELKDLHFLYLYENQLSGSIPREIGNLTNLNSLSLENNNLVGSIPQEIGNLKSHSNLYLPRNYLNGSIPVTLGNLRNLTIVHLFENQLSGRIPLEIGNLANLNDLELSFNLLTGGIPSTLGNLQKLTILNLLENQLSGSIPEEIENLTNLVNLQLGDNHLSGSLRQGLCMSGSLENFTAFNNHLTCHIPKGFKNCTGLVRVRLQNNQLVANLSEDSGIYEKLNYIDLSNNQLHGELSSTWGQCQNLQALQMAGNNIIGRIPPELGMLTQLGKLDLSSNYLVGEIPKEFGELTSFLDLTLSSNQLSGILPLEVGRLYSLTNLDLSTNSFKKTV